In the genome of Chaetodon auriga isolate fChaAug3 chromosome 15, fChaAug3.hap1, whole genome shotgun sequence, one region contains:
- the serpinf2a gene encoding alpha-2-antiplasmin encodes MKLCLLLFLLCLCCLGLTEEPSPGTPDVSGPVEEEETEEEVDSCGGAQVFSPEEHRSIGAAIERLGLQLLEKLPIGPQQPNVILSPLSLAFTLAQLTLGARNETEKLLLKSLHAHNLPCYHHILGGLLPHFRNTSLEVATRMYLRPGFEVKLPFVEESLARYQSEPVPLVSVEEVNQWVENATNGYIPNFLESIPHDVVLMLMNAVYFKGEWQTRFDPQVTTKGVFYLDNQNSVSVDMMKSAQYPLRLLDDPELEAQVASFPFKGNTSFLIVMPLPGRGNVSSVLPKLNISDLYRRLPEEKTMQVNLPKVKLQYRQELQEALTSMGLGSLFSAPDLSGISDHPLKVTSVRHASTVELSEEGVEASATTVITSMRSVSLFSVNSPFLFALVDDASLAPLFMGIVMNPAPDNNPMLNDDPHSNSTMSDQPVTENSEHSNRLSSDTEPAEDSSVQSCSAPAGEREQLLHVNRLEGTDRKKK; translated from the exons ATGAAgctgtgtcttcttcttttcttgctttgtctgtgctgtctggGACTGACT GAGGAGCCCAGTCCAGGAACTCCTGATGTCTCTGGTCCtgttgaagaggaggagacagaagaggaggttGACAGCTGTGGCGGAGCACAGGTTTTCAGCCCTGAGGAGCACAGGTCGATAGGGGCCGCTATTGAGCGACTGGGTTTACAGCTACTGGAAAAGCTTCCTATTGGTCCACAGCAGCCAAATGTCATCCTGTCACCTCTAAGTCTGGCCTTTACCCTCGCTCAGCTCACCTTAG gTGCTCGCAATGAgacagagaagctgctgctgaagagccTTCATGCCCACAATCTGCCATGTTACCATCATATACTGGGAGGCCTTCTACCGCATTTCAGAAACACATCGTTGGAGGTGGCAACACGCATGTACCTGAGACCAG GATTTGAAGTGAAGTTGCCTTTTGTTGAGGAATCTCTGGCCAG GTACCAATCAGAGCCTGTCCCTCTGGTATCTGTGGAGGAGGTCAACCAGTGGGTGGAGAATGCCACCAATGGTTACATCCCCAACTTCCTGGAAAGTATTCCACATGACGTGGTGCTTATGCTCATGAACGCTGTGTACTTCAAAG gtgaatGGCAGACACGTTTTGACCCCCAAGTGACTACGAAAGGAGTGTTCTACTTGGACAACCAGAACTCTGTGTCAGTTGACATGATGAAGTCTGCCCAGTACCCTCTGCGCCTGCTGGATGATCCAGAACTGGAAGCACAG GTTGCCAGTTTTCCCTTCAAGGGAAATACCAGCTTCTTAATTGTCATGCCCCTGCCGGGCAGGGGAAACGTGTCGTCAGTGCTTCCCAAACTGAACATCTCCGACCTTTACAGACGTCTACCTGAGGAAAAAACAATGCAGGTCAACTTACCCAAGGTGAAGCTACAGTACCGCCAGGAGCTCCAGGAAGCACTGACCAGCATGG GCCTCGGTTCTCTGTTTTCGGCTCCTGATCTTTCTGGGATTTCCGACCACCCTCTGAAGGTGACCAGTGTCCGTCACGCCAGCACTGTAGAGCTCAGCGAGGAGGGCGTGGAGGCGTCTGCCACCACTGTTATAACCTCCATGCGCTCCGTCTCCCTCTTCTCCGTCaactctcctttcctcttcgCCCTTGTTGATGATGCCTCTCTAGCCCCCCTCTTCATGGGCATAGTCATGAACCCTGCCCCCGACAACAACCCCATGCTCAATGACGATCCCCACAGCAACAGCACCATGAGCGACCAACCTGTAACAGAGAATAGCGAACACAGCAACAGGCTGAGCAGCGACACAGAGCCGGCAGAGGACAGCAGTGTGCAGTCATGTAGTGCTCCTGCTGGTGAGagggagcagctgctgcatgtAAATAGACTAGAGGGTactgacagaaagaagaagtaA
- the serpinf1 gene encoding pigment epithelium-derived factor, producing MKYTTFLLVFGVVLSFCQAQSETGVEETGGEEEHVELFTTPQTKMGAATSDFGYNLFRALASRDTAANVFLAPISVSAVLTQLSMGGSERAQRQLFRALRYHTLQDPQLHSTLKDLLASVRAPGKGLSTAARIYLARRLRPKQDFFPLVEQQYGVRPKALQGGTRDVKDINDWVAQETGGKVQQLLTTSLPRNPGVNTVSAAYFKGKWVTRFGQSGAMQNFQVEGGTPAQIAMMQQDNYPVKMGADSDLSCVIAQIQMQDDVSMFIFLPDEVTSNMTLLEESLTAEFVQDLSMTLLPAKVSLTLPSLRLSYSTDLLPLLNDLGLSDWLADTDLEKISTLAAKLSSVNHKVVMEMAPEGNQYPSTTSTASHLSYRVDRPFLFLIRDEASGALLFIGRVVNPKTLTI from the exons ATGAAATACACAACTTTCCTGCTGGTGTTTGGAGTCGTCCTGAGCTTCTGTCAGGCTCAG TCGGAGACAGGAGTCGAAGAGACGGGTGGGGAGGAGGAACATGTGGAGCTTTTCACCACACCTCAGACTAAGATGGGCGCAGCTACCTCGGATTTCGGGTACAACTTGTTCCGTGCTCTGGCGAGCCGCGACACTGCAGCCAACGTCTTCCTGGCCCCCATTAGTGTGTCTGCGGTGCTGACGCAGCTCTCCATGG GAGGCTCTGAGCGTGCTCAAAGGCAGCTGTTCAGGGCTCTGAGGTATCACACCCTGCAGGACCCTCAGCTCCACAGCACCCTGAAAGACCTCTTGGCATCAGTCAGGGCGCCTGGCAAAGGCCTGAGCACTGCAGCACGCATCTACCTGGCAAGAC GACTTCGTCCAAAGCAGGACTTCTTCCCACTTGTGGAGCAGCAGTATGGAGTCCGTCCAAAGGCACTGCAGGGAGGAACAAGGGATGTGAAAGACATCAATGACTGGGTGGCTCAGGAGACAGGCGGGAAGGTGCAGCAACTCTTGACTACGTCCTTACCACGAAACCCTGGAGTGAACACTGTGAGTGCCGCCTACTTTAAAG GGAAGTGGGTGACTCGGTTTGGTCAGAGTGGAGCAATGCAGAACTTCCAAGTGGAGGGAGGGACACCTGCACAGATTGCCATGATGCAGCAGGATAACTACCCCGTGAAGATGGGGGCTGACTCAGATTTGAGCTGTGTT atCGCTCAGATCCAGATGCAGGACGATGTCAGCATGTTCATCTTCTTGCCTGATGAAGTGACCTCCAACATGACACTGCTGGAGGAGAGTCTGACTGCTGAGTTTGTTCAGGACCTCTCCATGACACTTCTTCCTGCCAAGGTGTCCCTCACTCTGCCCTCACTGAGGCTCAGCTACTCCACAGACCTGCTGCCGCTGCTCAACGACCTGG GACTCTCTGATTGGCTTGCAGACACGGACCTGGAGAAGATCTCCACTTTAGCTGCTAAGCTCAGCAGCGTCAATCACAAGGTCGTAATGGAGATGGCACCTGAGGGGAACCAGTACCCCAGCACCACATCAACAGCAAGCCACCTGTCCTACCGGGTGGACCGGCCCTTCCTCTTCCTGATCCGGGATGAAGCTTCGGGGGCGCTGCTCTTCATTGGCCGGGTGGTTAACCCCAAGACCCTGAcgatataa